From Clavelina lepadiformis chromosome 9, kaClaLepa1.1, whole genome shotgun sequence, the proteins below share one genomic window:
- the LOC143470371 gene encoding solute carrier family 23 member 1-like: MCSALSWVWGSSIAENEEHKMENCAFDNDTDCKKDNISNNSKLSGLKNPTPKEAETNDGMLYSIEDTPAWYTCFALGLQHYLVAIGGIIGLPLLLAPHLCIENDEEGNVARALLISSVFFVSGLCTLLQTTLGIRLPIMQGATFSYLPPTLAILALPHNQCPAPLPEGFMNSSKTLYNDTDGSIVDGAEVWQRRMREVQGAIAVSSILQVVLGFSGAIGFLLRYIGPLTIAPAVALIGLDLFSTASSHAEPQWGIAMFTAFVVVLCSQYLKNIYIPFPIYSKSRKCHTVRVPIFKMFPVLFALISGWILSLIFTETGVFTADTADPSHRARTDLRTSVMINSPWFYFPYPGQWGLPTVTVAGVVGMFAGVLAGFIESIGDYYACARLSGAPNPPQHAINRGIFTEGIGCFLAGVIGTGTATTSFSENIGAIGITRVGSRRVLQVAGGLSVVLGMLTKFGSIFVTIPDPVIGGLFFIAFGMITAVGLSNLQYVDFNCPRNLFIVGASLFVGLAVPEWMKANPGVIQTSVTGLDQIITVLLQTSMLVGGFLAFFFDNTIPGTEKERGLLAWKKHNHGLEDMEEEELKNAETECYSLPFPTNCCRFSRYFPISPEFDNDRNYNAEHNGAVISRL, encoded by the exons ATGTGCAGTGCTTTGAGCTGGGTCTGGGGCAGTTCTATTGCAGAAAACGAGGAACACAAGATGGAAAACTGCGCTTTCGACAAC GATACGGATTGTAAAAAAGACAACATAAGCAATAATTCAAAACTGAGTGGCTTAAAAAATCCTACACCAAAGGAAGCTGAAACCAACGATGGTATGCTCTACAGCATCGAAGACACACCGGCGTGGTACACCTGCTTTGCACTTGGATTGCAG CATTACTTGGTGGCAATTGGTGGGATCATCGGTCTTCCACTGCTCCTAGCACCACACCTGTGCATTGAAAATGACGAAGAAGGCAATGTGGCGCGCGCACTGCTCATCTCAAGCGTGTTTTTTGTCTCTGGTCTTTGTACTCTTCTTCAAACAACTTTGGGGATAAG GCTACCAATCATGCAGGGTGCCACCTTCAGCTATCTCCCTCCAACCTTGGCCATTCTCGCACTTCCACACAACCAATGTCCAGCTCCTCTTCCTGAGGGTTTCATGAACAGCAGCAAGACTTTGTACAATGACACGGATGGCAGCATCGTTGATGGTGCTGAAGTTTGGCAACGACGGATGAGAGAG gTGCAGGGGGCTATTGCTGTTTCATCAATTCTACAAGTTGTCCTCGGGTTCAGCGGTGCGATAGGTTTTCTTCTTCGCTACATCGGACCTCTCACCATTGCACCAGCTGTGGCATTAATTGGTCTTGACTTGTTCTCTACAGCATCATCTCACGCTGAGCCTCAGTGGGGCATCGCAATGTT CACTGCCTTTGTAGTGGTTTTATGTTCCCAATACTTGAAAAACATCTACATACCATTTCCAATCTACAGCAAATCCAGGAAATGTCATACTGTCAGAGTTcctattttcaaaatgtttcca gttttatttgcattgataTCTGGTTGGATACTGAGTCTAATTTTTACTGAAACCGGCGTCTTTACTGCCGACACAGCCGATCCTTCTCATCGTGCAAGAACAGATCTAAGAACAAGTGTCATGATCAACTCACCTTG GTTTTATTTTCCTTATCCCGGTCAATGGGGTTTGCCAACTGTTACCGTTGCTGGAGTGGTAGGAATGTTTGCTGGAGTTTTGGCCGGATTCATAGAGTCTATCGGTGACTACTACGCATGCGCAAGATTATCTGGTGCTCCCAATCCGCCTCAGCACGCAATCAACCG AGGTATTTTTACTGAAggcattggttgctttctggCGGGTGTTATTGGTACAGGAACAGCCACCACATCCTTCAGTGAAAACATAGGAGCAATTGGGATAACGAGAGTTGGAAGTAGAAGA GTTTTGCAAGTTGCAGGGGGTTTATCTGTAGTCCTTGGGATGTTAACTAAATTTGGAAGCATTTTTGTGACAATTCCTGACCCGGTTATTGGAGGATTGTTCTTTATCGCCTTCGGAATGATCACTGCGGTTGGCCTCAGCAATTTACAATATGTCGATTTCAACTGTCCCAG AAATCTCTTCATCGTTGGTGCATCTCTCTTTGTGGGTTTGGCTGTTCCTGAATGGATGAAAGCTAACCCCGGTGTCATCCAGACCTCAGTTACAGGGCTTGACCAGATCATCACTGTGCTCTTGCAAACTTCCATGCTGGTTGGGGGATTTCTTGCGTTTTTCTTTGACAACACCATCCCAG GTACAGAAAAAGAGCGTGGACTGCTAGCATGGAAAAAACACAATCACGGTCTGGAAGATATGGAAGAGGAAGAATTGAAAAACGCTGAAACGGAATGTTATAGCTTGCCATTTCCGACAAATTGCTGCAG ATTTTCGCGGTATTTTCCAATCTCGCCTGAATTCGACAACGACAGGAACTACAACGCAGAGCACAACGGGGCTGTGATTTCAAGGCTATAA
- the LOC143470553 gene encoding elastase-1-like isoform X1 yields MGLEVHSSRFHHGYLPLVVMAFFCSVYSELITRDDLATIQKRLEVDDFQFESTLRENSNLENVLLKRSRTIQQCPSGFGVSTAQCGSTCCSRTKRTLAKRVRESEDAHGEFPWHVSVWKRSDEDESLYIHKCGGVLLTNDRVLTAAHCLENCSKTTNCKGPVENNKWSCANGKYKVTIGVKIPQPRTGNYAEQSDPAFHEITQVRIANQFGRDGKTFEHDYAIMLLKVPVSGAHFACLPPLTFSKTGYNTNECYALGHGGTDSKNPYSLNLRKTRVTFTNCGDGFKYVHGCIQLLDQSGSVGCVGDSGSPVVCRGTSNESCSSYYVVGIFSQNTHDKGCKGKNTFSVLSNLTFKGRHQSTPRIGVDGLLYRTDEGELC; encoded by the exons ATGGGTCTAGAAGTACACTCATCGCGATTCCATCATGGTTACCTACCGCTGGTGGTGATGGCATTTTTTTGTAGTGTATATAGCGAGCTGATTACAAG AGATGATTTAGCCACCATTCAAAAACGACTCGAAGTTGATGATTTCCAGTTTGAAAGTACGCTGAGAG aaaactCAAACCTTGAAAACGTACTCCTCAAACG GTCACGGACTATACAACAATGTCCATCAG GGTTTGGCGTTAGTACGGCGCAATGTGGATCTACATGTTGCTCAAGAACAAAAAGAACACTCGCCAAACGTGTTAGGG AAAGCGAAGATGCTCATGGCGAATTCCCGTGGCATGTGTCTGTATGGAAAAGAAGTGACGAAGATGAATCTCTTTATATCCATAAATGCGGaggagttcttttaacaaacgACCGTGTTCTAACTGCCGCTCATTGCCTTGAAAACTGTTCGAAGACGACAAACTGCAAGGGACCTGTCGAGAACAA CAAGTGGTCGTGTGCAAATGGAAAATACAAAGTGACTATTGGCGTGAAAATACCTCAGCCTAGAACCGGCAACTACGCTGAACAAAGCGATCCCGCTTTTCATGAAATAACTCAAGTCAGAATCGCAAATCAGTTTGGTAGAGACGGAAAGACTTTCGA ACACGACTACGCCATCATGCTTCTGAAAGTGCCTGTTAGCGGGGCGCACTTCGCATGCCTTCCTCCACTCACTTTCAGTAAAACTGGTTACAACACAAATGAATGCTACGCTTTAGGTCATGGTGGAACGGATTCAA AAAATCCATACAGCCTAAATCTTAGGAAGACGCGTGTAACCTTCACGAATTGCGGCGATGGCTTTAAATATGTGCATGGCTGCATCCAGCTACTTGACCAAAGCGGATCGGTTGGATGCGTA GGCGACAGCGGAAGCCCGGTAGTGTGTCGCGGAACTTCCAACGAATCTTGCTCTTCTTACTATGTCGTCGGaatattttctcaaaatacccaCGACAAAGGTTGCAAAGGAAAGAACACCTTCTCTGTACTTTCCAACCTCACGTTTAAGGGAAGGCACCAAAGTACTCCACGTATAGGTGTTGATGGACTTTTGTATCGTACTGACGAGGGAGAGCTGTGTTAA
- the LOC143470553 gene encoding elastase-1-like isoform X2 — protein sequence MGLEVHSSRFHHGYLPLVVMAFFCSVYSELITRDDLATIQKRLEVDDFQFEKNSNLENVLLKRSRTIQQCPSGFGVSTAQCGSTCCSRTKRTLAKRVRESEDAHGEFPWHVSVWKRSDEDESLYIHKCGGVLLTNDRVLTAAHCLENCSKTTNCKGPVENNKWSCANGKYKVTIGVKIPQPRTGNYAEQSDPAFHEITQVRIANQFGRDGKTFEHDYAIMLLKVPVSGAHFACLPPLTFSKTGYNTNECYALGHGGTDSKNPYSLNLRKTRVTFTNCGDGFKYVHGCIQLLDQSGSVGCVGDSGSPVVCRGTSNESCSSYYVVGIFSQNTHDKGCKGKNTFSVLSNLTFKGRHQSTPRIGVDGLLYRTDEGELC from the exons ATGGGTCTAGAAGTACACTCATCGCGATTCCATCATGGTTACCTACCGCTGGTGGTGATGGCATTTTTTTGTAGTGTATATAGCGAGCTGATTACAAG AGATGATTTAGCCACCATTCAAAAACGACTCGAAGTTGATGATTTCCAGTTTGAAA aaaactCAAACCTTGAAAACGTACTCCTCAAACG GTCACGGACTATACAACAATGTCCATCAG GGTTTGGCGTTAGTACGGCGCAATGTGGATCTACATGTTGCTCAAGAACAAAAAGAACACTCGCCAAACGTGTTAGGG AAAGCGAAGATGCTCATGGCGAATTCCCGTGGCATGTGTCTGTATGGAAAAGAAGTGACGAAGATGAATCTCTTTATATCCATAAATGCGGaggagttcttttaacaaacgACCGTGTTCTAACTGCCGCTCATTGCCTTGAAAACTGTTCGAAGACGACAAACTGCAAGGGACCTGTCGAGAACAA CAAGTGGTCGTGTGCAAATGGAAAATACAAAGTGACTATTGGCGTGAAAATACCTCAGCCTAGAACCGGCAACTACGCTGAACAAAGCGATCCCGCTTTTCATGAAATAACTCAAGTCAGAATCGCAAATCAGTTTGGTAGAGACGGAAAGACTTTCGA ACACGACTACGCCATCATGCTTCTGAAAGTGCCTGTTAGCGGGGCGCACTTCGCATGCCTTCCTCCACTCACTTTCAGTAAAACTGGTTACAACACAAATGAATGCTACGCTTTAGGTCATGGTGGAACGGATTCAA AAAATCCATACAGCCTAAATCTTAGGAAGACGCGTGTAACCTTCACGAATTGCGGCGATGGCTTTAAATATGTGCATGGCTGCATCCAGCTACTTGACCAAAGCGGATCGGTTGGATGCGTA GGCGACAGCGGAAGCCCGGTAGTGTGTCGCGGAACTTCCAACGAATCTTGCTCTTCTTACTATGTCGTCGGaatattttctcaaaatacccaCGACAAAGGTTGCAAAGGAAAGAACACCTTCTCTGTACTTTCCAACCTCACGTTTAAGGGAAGGCACCAAAGTACTCCACGTATAGGTGTTGATGGACTTTTGTATCGTACTGACGAGGGAGAGCTGTGTTAA
- the LOC143470373 gene encoding solute carrier family 23 member 2-like codes for MENFAFENDAKSEQSSRTSNSPTKESETDHNLLYSIEDTPAWYTCFVLGLQHYLVAIGSVIGLPLLIAPSLCIENDEEGNVARALLISSLFFVSGLCTLLQTTLGIRLPIMQGGTFSFLPPTLAILALPHNQCPAPLPEGFMNSSKTLYNDTDGSIVDGTEVWQRRMREVQGAIAVASSLQVILGFSGAIGFLLRYIGPLTIAPAVALIGLDLFSTASYNAEPQWGIAMFTAFVVVLCSQYLKNIYIPLPIYSTSRKCHTVKVPFFKMFPVLCALISGWMLSLIFTETGVFPDNPDHPSYRARTDIRSNVLTNSPWFYFPYPGQWGLPTVTVAGVVGMLAGVVAGFIESIGDYYACARLSGAPNPPQHAINRGIFVEGIGCILAGVIGTGTATTSFSENIGAIGITRVGSRRVLQVAGVLFLILGMLSKFGSIFVTIPDPVIGGLFCVAFGMITAVGLSNLQYIDFNSPRNLFIVGASLFMGLAVPEWMKANPGVIQTSVIELDQIITVLLQTSMLVGGFLAFFFDNTIPGTENERGLLAWRTNRYSTEGMQEEELKKAEKECYNLPFPTNCCRFSRYFPILPEFGNNSKCDDDNSGTAISRL; via the exons atggaaaacttTGCCTTTGAAAAC GATGCGAAAAGCGAACAAAGTTCTAGAACGAGCAATTCCCCAACCAAGGAAAGTGAAACCGATCACAACCTGCTGTATAGCATTGAAGACACCCCAGCATGGTACACCTGTTTTGTACTTGGATTACAg CATTACCTGGTGGCAATTGGTTCTGTCATCGGTCTTCCACTTCTCATTGCACCAAGCCTGTGCATTGAAAATGACGAAGAAGGCAATGTGGCTCGCGCACTGCTCATCTCAAGCTTGTTTTTTGTCTCTGGTCTTTGTACTCTTCTACAAACAACTTTGGGGATAAG GCTGCCAATCATGCAGGGTGGCACCTTCAGCTTCCTTCCTCCAACCTTGGCCATTCTGGCTCTTCCACACAACCAATGTCCAGCTCCTCTTCCTGAGGGGTTCATGAACAGCAGCAAGACTTTATACAATGACACGGATGGCAGCATCGTTGATGGTACTGAGGTTTGGCAACGACGGATGAGAGAG GTGCAGGGGGCTATTGCAGTTGCATCATCTCTGCAAGTTATTCTCGGGTTCAGCGGTGCGATAGGTTTTCTTCTTCGCTACATCGGACCTCTCACCATTGCACCAGCTGTAGCATTAATTGGTCTTGACTTGTTCTCTACAGCATCATATAACGCTGAGCCACAGTGGGGCATCGCAATGTT CACTGCCTTTGTAGTGGTTTTATGTTCCCAATACTTGAAAAACATCTACATACCACTTCCAATCTATTCTACATCTAGGAAATGTCATACTGTCAAAGTtccattttttaaaatgtttcca GTTCTATGTGCATTGATATCTGGTTGGATGCTGAGTCTTATTTTTACTGAAACCGGCGTCTTTCCTGACAATCCTGACCATCCTTCATATCGTGCAAGGACAGATATAAGATCAAACGTTTTGACTAACTCACCGTG GTTTTATTTTCCTTATCCCGGTCAATGGGGTTTGCCAACTGTTACTGTTGCCGGTGTAGTGGGAATGTTAGCTGGAGTTGTTGCTGGTTTTATAGAGTCAATTGGTGACTACTACGCATGCGCAAGACTATCTGGTGCTCCCAATCCGCCTCAGCACGCAATTAATCg AGGTATTTTTGTAGAAGGCATTGGGTGCATTCTGGCAGGTGTAATTGGTACAGGAACGGCTACTACATCATTTAGTGAAAACATTGGCGCCATCGGGATAACAAGAGTTGGAAGTAGAAGA GTTTTGCAAGTTGCTggagttttgtttttgattctTGGGATGTTAAGCAAATTTGGAAGCATTTTTGTGACAATTCCCGATCCTGTCATTGGAGGATTGTTCTGTGTAGCATTCGGAATGATCACTGCTGTTGGCCTCAGCAACTTACAATATATTGACTTTAATTCTCCTAG AAATCTCTTCATCGTTGGTGCATCTCTCTTTATGGGTTTGGCTGTTCCTGAATGGATGAAGGCTAACCCCGGAGTCATCCAGACCTCAGTTATAGAGCTTGACCAGATCATCACTGTGCTCTTGCAAACTTCCATGCTGGTTGGGGGATTTCTTGCGTTTTTCTTTGATAACACCATCCCAg GTACAGAAAATGAACGAGGATTGCTGGCATGGAGAACGAACAGATATAGTACGGAAGGCATGCAAGAagaagaattaaaaaaagctgaaaaagaaTGCTATAATTTGCCATTCCCCACAAATTGCTGCAG GTTTTCACGGTATTTTCCTATTTTGCCGGAATTTGGAAATAATAGCAAATGCGATGACGATAACAGCGGAACTGCGATTTCAAGGCTATAA